A region of the Cricetulus griseus strain 17A/GY chromosome 7, alternate assembly CriGri-PICRH-1.0, whole genome shotgun sequence genome:
tttgtttgttgttttataagaatgggtttctctgtggctttggaggctgtcctggaactagccattgtagaccaggttggtctccaactcacagagctctgcctgcctctgcctccagtgctgggattaaaggcgtgtgccaccatggcccagctgcctgccttctcccgaaaatgaacatacatacataaataacaatgaaacaattataaaaaacacacaacaagagccagctggtggtggcccatgcctttaatcccagcaagaggaggcagaaacaggtgaatctctgagttcaaggccagcctggtctacagaacaagttccaggacagccaaggctacacaaagaaaccctgtcttgaaaaaacaaccaaccaaccaaccaaccaaccaaacagaagtcctccccccccccaaaccaagATAATCCCTAACCCCTGTAGCTATTCATGGTCCAAACACCTCTTTGACATGTGGAAGCTGAGCTCTGAGCTCTGTCCTTTCCTTAAGAGCTATTATAGTTTCAAGCTGACAtttaagagaaacagagagctagCTATAACTAGAAATTATGTTCATAGGAAAAGCCTCCTCACCACCACTGCCACAGCTAGGTCCCGGGCCAGGATCTTGAGCTCTCGGGCCAGCTGCATCATCAAGGCCAGGCCTGGGGGAGGAGCAAACAGGAGAGGCAGCAGAGGGCAAAAGGACAGTGCCATGAAGTgaagtccccaccccacccccaagctccCCTTTGCCCCTTACCTTCCCTCTGCTGACCTCCCAGAAGTGGGGCAATCACGGCAGTGACAGAATCCACAATCACAACCTTCACAGTGCCTGAAGAAGATGTCGACTGTAGGGATGGGAAAAGCAGTGATGAACCAGTGACCTCTAGGGACGCCTGGAGCAAGCTCCTCTATTAGATGGCAGAGGTCAGGGAGATAATAAAGGCGGGTGACTGttgtttgatccctgaaacccaaataaagatggaaggagagaaccaacttcacagaGTTGGCCTCTCTGaccccccgcacacacacacacacacacacacacacacacacacacacacacacacacggaagcatgcatgggcatgtgtgtacatacacacacaatttaaaaaaatcaagtttacTTTTCAGAAGTTTTTAGAAAGAAGTCAGTCAGGCTGTACAGGCCTCACTGAAGCACCTCCCCTGGCCCATTCATAAACATAACAGATCCTACTGAATCAGAGAGAGGGTCTAAGTCATAGGACACCACAAACTCTCCATCCAGGAACCCCCATACAGACTCCCGTGGCAATCTCCTTACACCCAGCCTAATGTTagccctttctcctcttctgaaTCCCCTTACTGCTGCTCACTTTCACTTCAAATTCCCAAGCTTCATTTGCTGAAGAGTTAGCTCTCCACTAAAGAACCCAGGGCCTGAGCACACTGAGAAAGCATTTTActtgagctatatcctcagcccctTAGTCTTCTTCATGTTTCCATCTCCTAGATTTTACCTCCAAAATCGCCCCTCCCATAGCTACCATGGTTCCATATAAAagcagccagacagtggtggcacatgcctttaattccagtgcttaggaggcagaggcaagtggatctctgagttccaggccagcctggtctacagatcgagttccaagatggccagggctatacagagaaaccttgtctggaaaaacaaacaacaaataaaggcAGTTGTTTCTCTAAAAGCCCGATGGCATATCTCAGACCATAATCTGGTGTCTttacacacatgtgagcatggTCCTAGCATGATCTCTGGATCTAAGTTGTCTTCCAtgattcctttcttctctcctttactTTTCAGATCCCAATTCTGCTACCTGTGTTGTTTCCATTGGCCAAGCCTTGGCTATCTGGCATTTCTGCTCTGCCTTTTGCGTGTCTCAAGTCTGGAACTGTGCGTCAATCTTCCAGCCTTAGACTCATAGCAGAAATGTGAGAAGTTAAAACCAAACTGGCTTAGGCCCTTCTCAGCCCTTTTCAGCTAAATGGTATAGCAAGCCTTTTGCTGCTTTTgctgaggacctggatttgattcccagttcccacaagatggctcacaaccttctataactaAGTTCCAAGTGGATTCAATGTCCTCTTCTTGCCTTCAAGGGCACCAGACAAGCACGCCatgcatatacattcatacacatagaatataattttaaaacctaaaagaaaaagaaaaaaagccaagtgcCATGCAAaatctccttcttccttccttataAATATTAGTCTGAACATGTTCAGATACTGGGTAGAAATCTCCTGACATCAGTGAGGATGGGCCCAGCCCCCAATTCAAAATCTGTAAAGAGATGACTTGCTTTTGGCCAACTATAGCTAGAGGGATACCTCAGGGGCAGCATTTGCCTGAAGTGTATAGGCCCTGGATTAGATCACTAGAATTGgcatcacaaaaaagaaaaaaaaatatttatttacatgtatgtacatgtgcacacatattcaTGACAGGCCACTTGGAGCCAgtggacaacttgtagaagtcagttcttttcttccaccatgtggttcctgaggattgaacctgggttGTAAGgattggcagcaagtacctttatccatGAAACTTCCTTACCAGATCCTATCATCACAATTCAAAGAACAAACCTGTCCAGGGCCGGTGATgtaacctttaatctcagtagaagcaggcagatctctgggagtttgaggccagcctagtctacagagtgagttccaggacagccagggctgttacacagagaaaacccgttTTGGAAAAAACTGAACAAGAAAACACCTGGATCAGGGGGTGTCAATTGGGCACACCTttggttccagcactcaggaggcagaatcagacagatctctgggagtttgaggccagcctggtctacagagcaagttccaggacagtctccaaagctacagaaaaaccctgtctcccaaaaaccaaactaaccaaagcaAATACCAAACCAATCTGGCTAACTAAATGTAAGAAGACAGAGTCTACTAGTGGtcttagaggtttttttttgttgttgttggtttttcgagatggggtttctctgtgcagccctggctgtcctagaacttgcactgtagatcaggctggcctcaaactcagagatccacctgcctctgcctcccaagtgctgggattaaaggtgtgtgtcatcaccacCCCACTACATTTTTCTCCTAAAAGGgaagagataataaaaaaaaaatcttctatcTCTTACTTGTTTGAATATGGAGCATGTATCTGTATAGAAAATGCTTGGGGCCATAATAGTCACTTGCCAATTTTGAGGCAATGAGTAAGAAAATCAGACCAAGGACTCAGTGACAGCCTCCAATCTCACAAAAGACAATCAGATTGTCTCAAGAGTCCAGTCTCTTAGCCAGACATGGTGaagtatacctttaatcccagcactcaggagacagggcagggggatctctgtaaattcccaACCatccaggctacatagtgagaccagcCCCCCCACCTCTCTTactctattacacacacacacacacacacacacacacacacacacacacacacacacacacacacggagacagagagagagagagagagagagagagagagagagagagagagagagagagttttcctAATTGATTTCAGTGAGTAATGCAGAGATGAAGACAATATAATTCTGTACTCAAGGAGCTCACTGTTGTACAGGGCTGGTGAGCCTGTAAACAATGAAGCACATGAATTATGAATTAAGCACCAAGGAATTCcacctgaggctcaggcaggcaggggtggagggatggggggTGGCAAACACAGCTGGAGCTGTAACACTGGACACATGCAATCCAAGTAGAGTCTGTAGGACACCTGGCCCAATACAGACAACACCTGGCCAGATGggtaaagcagaaacaggcagatgagCAGGCTCACCTGCTGGGCCATGGAGCCCCGAAGGTCCTGTAGCATATCCAGCATCTGGAAGATGTCAAATACATGCACCACCTGTATCCTCTGGAGAGCACCTGCCTGAGGGGTGGGACAGAGAAGCAGGGACTTGGAAAGGAGATCCCGGAAAGCAATAAATGTAATCACAAAGCTGCAAAAGCAAAGAGGCACTTAGACACAGTGCTGGCATCGGAATGGCAAATGGGTTTTGCCTAATGGGCTGGATCTCACAGTGGTGACTACCTGGGTGCTGAGCTGTAAGACATTCAGGATCCAGCAGGAAGGACAGATATGATTGATTAGTGATGCCTGCCCTGGCAAGAAATGGGCTGGAAACACAGATACAGGCCTTTGCCGCCTCTGATTTATGGTACTCGAGGACTTGGAAGTTCCTGGAGAATCAGTGTGGGTGGCATCCAAGCTGGGATGATGACATTAACATGAGCAGCTCTAGGAATGCAGAGGACGCTCCAGTTTCAAAGTAAGAAATGATGATTCTCATAGATGGTGTATATTCTTACAATGTAGTCATGAAGTCTTCTAACATGAGGATTTTAAAGGAACCCAGCCATCTTGCCCCCTACCTGTTTCTCCTCATCTTGGGTTCTAGCCTGTAGTAGCTGCAGGAGGCGGGATGCTGTCATTCCTCCACTGGAATCAACATACAGTACATTCTGCTGCAGGCTATGGGCCACATTTGcagccacacacaggcacaccttTCAGAGACAAGATAGGGAACTGAGTAAACCTAAGCCCTTGGAGAAGAGGATCTCACCAGGCAGCTTCTCCACTGAATCCTGCCCAGATTCCAACAACATACACTGGCTAAGGCCACACTCATTCTCAGCCCCTATGTGGTCTGTTCTGACCTTccaacaacacagagacacatgcaagAACTCCCTGAGGAATCCAGGTCAATGCACccacctcccccaaccctcccctcTGTTGGCTCCAAGGGTACCTGGGTTTTTCCGCTACCTGGACCTCCTACAATTTCAGTCACCTCCCCTGTATAGAGGCCAGCATCAAGTAGTTTGTCCAGGCTGATGGTTGGAAGgggatggaaaaagaaaggagagaagaagctGTATTAAGTCTGCAGataaggccgggcattggtggagcacacctttaatcccagcacttgggaagcagaggcaggagcatctctgtgagttcgaggccagcctggtctacagagggagtgccaggataggctccaaagctacacagagaaaccctgtctcgaaaaacaaaaacaaaaatctgcagATAAATTTGGACTGGGGCAATAGCAACATGAGACctgacccaaaaaaaaaaaaaaaaaaaaaaaaaaatatatatatatatatattatatatatagtatatatatatatatatataaaagcttAATGGTAGAGTAGTTGCTTATTATATGcaaaccctgagttcaatctctagtaTGGGTGGCAGGTCAGGAAGGAGGTTGGAGGTTGGGGAGCGTTGGCATTCACTATTGTAGAATCTTGTAATTCATGAGCACAGAAAGTCTCTCCATTTATTTGATTCACCTTTGATCTTCTTCAtcagcattttttattttcagcatACAAATTCTACATGGTCTTTGTCAGACTTAGACCTATGTATTTCATTTCCTTAGATGTGGCAGCAAATGGCATTGcgtttttaatttcagttttcaaatgttcATTGTGAGTTTACCGAAATGCAATTGATTTTTACGTGTTGATCTTGTATCCCCAGACCTTGCTAAACTCGATTATTAGTTCTGGgagtttgtaattattttttatttgcttgtttttgtctgCCTCCCTCATCTGGTAGGAGcatcccggggggggggggggcaaagacTGGGTCTTTATCCTTGTTTTGTCTCCAGTATTAGCACAGAGCCGAAAACCCTGAAGGCACACAGTAAATGTTACTGAAGAAATGACAAGAACAGTGGCTTGAATGTCAAAACTCAGGCTGTGGAATCCTTGAGATGAACTTCAAAACATGGTCACTTCCTAACCTCACTCCTGTCCCCAACCAACATGAAAACAAGTTACCACTACTCTCCATGTGCTGCCCaggacgggggtgggggtgggggtgggctaaAGTTTCTGTGTGGCAGGCAGCCTGGATCAATGCCTGACTGTCATACACCTCCCTTCCTAACTCGGCAAATATAGTCAAAGACTGCACTGCAGGCCTCTGAAGAGGTTCTTGATGACCAACCATGACATATCAGCACATGACAAGCAGCAACCAGTCACCACTCCACCTATTTTAACTCCAGGGACCACAGGCTCCTGCCTGTCAAAATCTGGTCCTTACTCCAGCTCTGTGGCTTCTGTGTACATCCTGGGTGTGTTTAATAAGCCTCTACTTAATAggtctccagcctctgcttctgaaTCCCATTCTCCCTGAGACACCAGAAGCCCAGGTCCATCATAGCAGCTCTTCTTGGTGTGTTCTCCAACAGCATCAGCAACACAGTGAGAGACTCTAGACTTAGATCCTGCTTCTGAACAGAGTTTAAAAACTCCATCCAGGTTAGGCTGGCATGAGGGCTTGGTCAATAAAAGTGCTTGCCTTCCAAGCATGAGGTCCTTAGTTTGAGCCAAAGAACATACTAAAAAaaactggggactggagagatggctcagcagttaagagcaatgactactcttccagagtagcgcctacatggcagctcacaactgtctgtaactccaagatctgacaccctcacacagacatgcatgcagacaaaacaccaatgcacatagaataaaaataaatttaaaaaaatctgtgaggGGCCTCTGGAGACAAGaggtatcagatgccctgggtggttgtgagccaacttTTCATACCTACACCCTGTCTGAAAGAAATCTCTTgtcactgggcggtggtggcgcacgcctttagtcccagcactcaggaggcagaggcaggtggatgtctgtgagtttgagactagcctggtctacaagagctagttccaggacagcctccaaagccacagagaaaccctgaaaccctgtctcaaaaaacaaaacaaacaaacaaacaaacaaacaaaaagtctgtcacatctctCCTCACAGCCCATAACAACACCACCAGATCATCCCTGATAAACATCTTCTGGCCGGCCCATCCATCCTGCACATCTCTGCCCCTTGGCCTACAAATGCTTTCACAGTGGACTCTCATTGTGAAAACAGTCCAGCCAGAATTAAGTTCTTAGACATGACCTCCAGTGCCCAATCTATCTACCATCTAACCTAGTAGCTGCAGGATCTTATGCCGGTGCCTGAACCTAAGTCCCTATTccttcatgtacacatacatagatgATTTCAAGGGCAGTGAACTCACATTAGGGGTTATGAAGGACAAATGAAATGCATGCCATGAAATGCTGAGCACAGTGTCAGAGTCAAGGTGAGCACTCAGGGCCAGCTCTGCCTATGCCAAGGCTACCTGTCCCACcctgagcccccacccccacccatgaATACTGCAGCTGCAATCCTGCCAGTGTACCTTCTCACTGTTCCTTCTGTGGATGCTGGTTTTATAAGTTCCCTGGGCTCCAAAGCCAATGTGCCTCCTTGCCGCACCCACAAGTCTCCCATATACACTAACCACCATACTTAAGAGTGGGAGCCTTGCCTCACTCGTACAGATAGTATCTGCATGTGTCTGGCACCCAGTAGGCACTCAGCCAATGTTTGATGGATTACAAACACAGACCCCCCAAACAGTGGAAGCAAGCACCAGACTGTGCGGACCTTGCCAAGAGTGTGTTGTGGAAACAGCAAGGGCCAGACCAATCCAAAGACCTTTGTGATAGCAGTGTTATTCATCAAACTCCGCACaaacaggccagaagagaggtCAGGCTTACTTGGCCAGAAAATGCCAGCTGTCTTCCAATTCTTTCCCAACCCGAACAACAGGGCACAATATAACTGCTCTTTTCAGTGAGTGTACATGTTCCTGGCTGCTGCCTCCTACGGCAAAGGCATAAGGCTCTGGGTTATATTTCCCTGGGCTCACTTCTGCCGACCCCTCCTCTTAGGCTAACCACAAAGGAGGTCAACAATCTCTAacatcggggctggagagatggctcagaggttaagagtaccagctgctcttccagaggtcctgagttcaattcccagcaaccacatggtggctcacaaccatccgttatgagatctggtgccctcttctggtgtgcagatatacatggaagcagaatattgtatacataataaataaaatctttggaaaaaaaatctctaacaTCTAGAGTCTATGGTAGTGGGTCCTGACCCTCCTGGGAAATTgaacaatcctttcacaggggtcacatatcagatatttacattacaatttgtaacaatGGCAAacttatagttatgaagtagcaacaaaaataattctatggttgggggtctccacaacatgaggaactgtattaaagggtcacagcattaggaaggttgagaaccactgccctagggtCAGACTTTAGGTGCAGACTCCCAGGAAATCTCAATCCTGTCCTGGTCTCACTTACCTTATCCTGAAGTATCAGAGACTCTACTGAAAACTGGGATATTAGGGGGGATGAGAGGGAGaactgaggttggaatgtaaaatgaaacttaaaaaataaattataaaaaatgggGCATTAGTGACATCATGTGTTACAGGACAATGGCTCTTCAGTGGGAAATGATGTCTCCTAGGTGATACTGAGTCATAtctggagacatttttgattGTTACAACTCAGGGCAGAAGAAATGACCTGGTATCTGATGGGTAGAGCCCAGGGTTACTGCTAAACGTCTCTCAATGCACAGGATACCCCTACCCTAGCAAATGATTACTTGCTCCCTAAGTCTCAATAGTGCTGAGGCTAAGAACCCCTGTCTTTATactctaaggggaaaaaaaaaaatctcaggagtTCAGATGCCTCTAGGTTCCCTGACATATCCAGACTGCCCTCACCGGTCCTGCCCTTTGTAGTCTCCGCATGGGAAGCTCGGCTTTCAAGTTCTTGCCCAGGTAAACATACAAACCTTCCAATGCCTGTGGACAGGATGGCAGTGGAAGTCTTCAGTTCCTCATATAGGTCTGCTCCGTTTAATGGGAAAGCCGAGAACTGCGCCAGCAATACCCTCCTCAGGGCAACCAGGGCCTGCCAAAAGTACGGACACACAGTCTCCAGAGCACCCAGACTGCCAGTGACCAGCTTGTCCCGCAGAGCAATCTAGGTCTAGTGCCCCTTAGCAACTTCCGGGAACTCTGATTCTGCAGCATGGGGACCCGCTCTAGAAGAGACATTGGGATGGAGTTTGCACATGGTAAGCTCACCTTGTAGGACAAGCCACACTTCTGGGCTACCTCCTCCAGGTTAGCAGCTGCCAGGTCCGCCACTGGAAAGAGACCAAGAGCAACCTATTAACAACAGGAATGCTTTAGTTTTGCCACGCTTGCCTTTTCCTCTGTTGGGAAATGGCGTTAAGGTCTTAGTCTACTCCCCATCTCAAGCACGCAGGCCCTGATGCAGGACCCGGAGAGGAGCCCAGCACACAGTCGAGTCCTCTGTCTCCGTCTTGACTCCTGAGAACCCCATACTGAGGTCAAATTGTGGCCTCCGGTTAGATTGAAACGCCCCGCACGTGTGCCAACACCATGGCGCCGACCCCCGCGGTCGTGCCCATGTTATGTGTCACGAGCCCAGGAGGTCACCTGTCTTGATCCTTTGGCCCTTCAGAAGCTGGACGATCTCTTCGGTGAGGCCCGGGCACAGCCCCACCCTGAGCACGCCCATGTTTCCTGCAAACCCGGGGCGCCCCGGGGGCTGTCACATGGGCGCCCGCCGAGACCCCCCACTAGGTCCCACTTCTGGAAAGAGTCTCGGCACGCCAGCGCGGGAAGGGGGCGGGAAGAGGATGCAGATCGGGGTGAGGGACACCAGCCCTTCCAAACTCCAGAGCCCTGGACCCGCCCCCTCCCGGCGGACGCTTCCGGGTTCCGCAACTGGAGCGGCTTTTGTGGCCCAGGCCTGTAGCGCCATCTGCTGACCAAGCGGGCAAACGCGGCGGCCTTCAGGCTAGGGCCAACCACCTGCCAGTCTCAgctactccctccctccctccccctctttctgcctctctcctctctttctctttcctctcttctctctccctctctcttctctgtcctctctctccctctcctccctctctctatctcctctctcctcctctctccctctcctctccccctgccccccccccccgagtccCTTGTGTACTAGCCTCCATTCCCAACGCTAGGGACATTCACACCCTACTTACTGAGTGAAGCATACCCGCCTTCTAGTAGCATTCACGTTAGGGAAACAGACAATAAGGAGCAATCAGTTCACACCATTACAGATTGTATGATCCAGTGAAGTTCACACCTGCACCCctgtattttccaaaaaaaaaaaaagtgttttaagttttatcttatgcatataaatgttttgcctgcatggatgtctgtgcaccCCTTACGTgactggtgcctgaggaggccaaagAGGGGGGTCAGATTCCCTTGGACTTGTTACAGATGGGGGCTAGAGAagtggcttagcagttaggagcactggttgttctAGAGGACCAGCGTTCATAACTCAGCATCTACTTCTCTAGCCCCATATTTTctgaaggtttttcttttctgagacatgatttctctgtgcgTCTCTAGCTGTCTTGCTActtactgtatagaccaggctggccacctcCTGAGTGTTTTGAATGAGGATGtacaccatcaccaccaggcaTTTTCCAAAGATTTTAGTGGGAGTCAATGCTTGAGTATTTAGAACATGTGAAACACAGTTTACTATTTTGAAATGTTCTTTACCACATCCAGTGGGAGAAATAAAGCAGTGTCACAAACCTTTGAGTGaggttctgtttctctctgtattttgtAGTTGAGTTGTGACTCAGGAAGACATTTATTCTCCGAGTTACGCAGCTAGCAAGCACAGAATTGAATCTCAAGCCCACATCCAACTGCAAAGCCAGTGTTTCTGAACTTGTTTTCTCCCCTCCCCGGAAGATGTGGGTTCGCTTTCTACCTTGTGCTCTCTCCATAGCAGAGAAGTCTGGCccatttttagaaatatttcccCATGTTCACCATTGTCTCTCCATTGTTCAGGGTATTTGGAATTCTAGCATTAAAGCCATCTTCTCTGGGAGCTACAACCTACAGAAAGCTTTCACTGTGCCTGTGCTACTGGCCACAGTGGGATTTCCTGCTTAGATGTCAGGACAGAAAGCCTTAGCATCAGTAGGCAAAGTCATCCTCTTTAATGACTCTATGACTCAGCCCAGGTGGTGTTTCTCTGTCACTAGCCTGCTCCTCCTTCCAGGACAGCTCTAAAGTACACAGGTTGTTAAGCCTTTTGAAGTCCTCAGATGACAGAGCAGCTGTGGCCACAAATGTGGCCTAGAAGGGGCCATGTGTGCTGGAAGGGGCCAGGAAGTTTGTTTTCTTGGCTCTACCCCACCGTTCACACAGTCTTTTGGTTTCTCCAGCTGCACAGAAAACCTCACATCAAGGGGAGGCTGGCCCCTAATTGTTACACTCTAGGACGATTGTGAAGTCAGCTCATTAGACACCCATC
Encoded here:
- the Rad51d gene encoding DNA repair protein RAD51 homolog 4 gives rise to the protein MGVLRVGLCPGLTEEIVQLLKGQRIKTVADLAAANLEEVAQKCGLSYKALVALRRVLLAQFSAFPLNGADLYEELKTSTAILSTGIGSLDKLLDAGLYTGEVTEIVGGPGSGKTQVCLCVAANVAHSLQQNVLYVDSSGGMTASRLLQLLQARTQDEEKQAGALQRIQVVHVFDIFQMLDMLQDLRGSMAQQSTSSSGTVKVVIVDSVTAVIAPLLGGQQREGLALMMQLARELKILARDLAVAVVVTNHLTRDRDGRRFKPALGRSWSFVPSTRILLDVTKGAGTLGRGQRTVCLTKSPRQPTGLQEVIDIGTLGTEEQSPELPAKQT